The following are encoded in a window of Brevibacillus ruminantium genomic DNA:
- a CDS encoding LLM class flavin-dependent oxidoreductase — protein sequence MTKLNIGMFLMPQHPPERSLYDATQWDLEMIEYADKLGYSEVWIGEHFTAPWEPIPSPDLIIAQALLRTKQIKLAPGAHLLPYHHPVELAHRIAYLDHLAQGRLMLGIGAGGTQTDWELFAVDGKINREMMMEAWELIQRLWSDEESFSFRGKFYSANQPKERHDGILGPHIKPFQKPHPPIGITGFSAGSATLKMAGERGFIPMSLGWNSEYIKSHWNAVEEGARSVGKEADRSSWRITQDVFVAKTDEEAMAGALGGMMGRFFDESWLPLFKKQGDIKNLKPDPALADEEVTAELMAKTDWLVGSPETVANKLQKLYDTVGGFGTLLITGYDYSESPEIWKESMHLLVEEVLPRLHVKPQTV from the coding sequence ATGACGAAATTGAATATCGGAATGTTTTTAATGCCGCAGCATCCGCCGGAGCGGTCCTTGTACGATGCGACCCAGTGGGACCTGGAAATGATTGAATATGCCGACAAATTGGGATACAGCGAAGTGTGGATCGGGGAGCATTTTACCGCGCCGTGGGAGCCGATTCCATCCCCGGATTTAATCATCGCGCAGGCGCTGTTGCGGACAAAGCAAATCAAGCTGGCGCCCGGCGCCCATTTGCTGCCCTATCATCATCCGGTGGAGTTGGCGCATCGCATCGCCTATCTCGACCATCTGGCCCAAGGCCGCTTGATGCTCGGGATCGGGGCAGGCGGAACCCAAACGGACTGGGAGCTGTTTGCTGTCGACGGAAAAATAAATCGGGAAATGATGATGGAAGCGTGGGAGCTGATTCAGAGATTGTGGTCAGATGAGGAGTCCTTTTCGTTCCGGGGGAAATTTTACAGCGCCAACCAGCCAAAGGAGCGGCATGACGGGATTCTCGGGCCGCATATCAAGCCGTTCCAAAAGCCGCATCCGCCTATCGGGATTACCGGGTTCAGCGCGGGTTCAGCCACATTGAAAATGGCGGGCGAGCGCGGATTTATCCCGATGAGTCTCGGTTGGAACAGCGAGTACATCAAATCGCACTGGAATGCGGTGGAAGAAGGGGCGCGCTCTGTTGGGAAAGAAGCGGACAGAAGCAGTTGGCGCATTACGCAAGACGTCTTTGTGGCGAAAACGGATGAAGAAGCAATGGCTGGAGCGTTGGGAGGCATGATGGGCCGCTTCTTCGACGAGTCATGGCTACCGCTGTTTAAAAAGCAGGGCGACATCAAAAACTTGAAGCCCGATCCGGCGCTTGCCGACGAAGAGGTAACAGCCGAACTAATGGCGAAAACCGACTGGCTGGTAGGATCGCCGGAAACGGTCGCGAACAAATTGCAAAAGCTGTACGACACGGTCGGCGGTTTCGGGACTTTGCTGATTACGGGCTACGACTATAGCGAATCGCCGGAAATATGGAAAGAGTCCATGCACCTGCTGGTCGAGGAAGTTTTGCCTCGCCTGCATGTAAAGCCGCAAACGGTGTAG
- a CDS encoding NADPH-dependent FMN reductase, producing MKLLGISGTVTGRKTAAVVQEVLRHVKKQDDSIEVELLDLSEYKVQFCDGRDPGTYTGDTKKVIELVAAADCYVIGTPIFQGSLTGALKNLFDLVPVSALRHKVMGFVATGGTYQHYLVIENQLKPIAGYFRAFTAPGYVYAHTDHFNANNEVVDRDVLERIALLAQEIVFMQKALKGN from the coding sequence ATGAAGCTGTTGGGAATTTCCGGGACAGTCACGGGTAGGAAAACAGCGGCTGTCGTTCAGGAGGTTTTGCGCCACGTAAAAAAACAGGACGACAGCATAGAGGTAGAGCTGCTGGATTTAAGCGAGTACAAGGTGCAGTTTTGTGATGGCCGGGACCCTGGGACCTATACGGGCGACACCAAAAAAGTGATCGAACTGGTAGCGGCTGCGGATTGTTATGTCATCGGCACACCGATTTTCCAAGGTTCGCTCACCGGAGCGCTGAAAAATTTATTTGACCTGGTTCCCGTCTCTGCCCTGCGCCATAAAGTGATGGGGTTTGTCGCGACAGGCGGAACGTACCAGCATTACCTGGTCATTGAAAATCAACTAAAGCCGATTGCCGGTTATTTTCGCGCATTCACGGCCCCTGGCTACGTCTATGCGCATACTGACCATTTCAATGCGAATAACGAGGTAGTCGACCGGGACGTCTTAGAGCGAATCGCCCTTTTGGCGCAGGAGATCGTGTTCATGCAAAAGGCGCTCAAAGGAAACTGA
- a CDS encoding riboflavin kinase, whose protein sequence is MKQPICTLHGQVVSGKQVGRTLGFPTANLSLLPPHPRLEHGVYGVTLFRNGQTHAGVMNVGRRPTFHDGAPISHEVHLFDWDGDIYGERVHVDVHFYVRPEMAFSDLTQLQKQIERDVNSVKEAFRLSEQKGWTSRTEQEAMIGL, encoded by the coding sequence ATGAAGCAGCCCATTTGTACCTTGCACGGCCAGGTGGTAAGCGGCAAGCAAGTAGGCAGAACGCTCGGCTTTCCGACAGCGAATCTGTCTCTGCTTCCCCCGCATCCCAGGCTGGAGCATGGCGTGTACGGGGTGACGCTTTTTCGAAACGGACAGACGCATGCGGGCGTGATGAATGTCGGCCGCAGACCTACTTTTCACGATGGAGCGCCAATCAGCCATGAAGTGCATTTGTTTGATTGGGATGGAGACATTTACGGAGAGCGTGTACACGTGGACGTACATTTCTACGTCAGGCCGGAAATGGCCTTTTCCGATCTCACTCAGTTGCAAAAGCAAATCGAGCGCGACGTAAACAGCGTGAAGGAAGCGTTTCGGCTGTCCGAGCAAAAGGGGTGGACAAGCAGAACGGAACAGGAGGCGATGATCGGCTTGTGA
- the fba gene encoding class II fructose-1,6-bisphosphate aldolase, with amino-acid sequence MPLVSMTAMLNKAVQGKYAVGQFNINNLEFTQAILQAAEEEQSPVILGVSEGAARYMGGFKLIVGLVKSLMEEYKITVDVAIHLDHGSSFEKCVEAIHAGFTSVMIDGSHNPLEENISITKKVVEVAHVLGVSVEAELGRIGGQEDDLVVDDAEAMYAIPAECDRLAKETGVDCLAPALGSVHGPYKGEPKLGFDRMEEVQKLTGLPLVLHGGTGIPTPHIQRAISLGTAKINVNTENQIASAAAVRKVLAENPNVYDPRKYLGPAREAIKDAVKGKMREFGSSGKA; translated from the coding sequence ATGCCACTCGTATCCATGACAGCGATGCTAAACAAGGCAGTGCAAGGAAAGTATGCAGTTGGGCAGTTCAACATTAACAATCTGGAGTTTACGCAAGCGATTTTGCAGGCGGCAGAGGAGGAACAATCTCCGGTTATTTTGGGAGTCAGTGAAGGCGCGGCTCGCTACATGGGCGGCTTCAAGCTGATCGTCGGCCTGGTGAAGTCGTTGATGGAGGAGTACAAGATCACTGTTGATGTCGCCATCCATCTCGACCACGGCTCTTCCTTCGAAAAATGCGTGGAAGCGATTCATGCCGGGTTTACTTCCGTCATGATCGACGGGTCGCATAATCCGCTAGAGGAGAACATCTCGATCACGAAAAAGGTCGTCGAGGTCGCTCATGTGCTCGGAGTATCCGTAGAGGCGGAACTGGGGCGAATCGGCGGGCAGGAAGACGATCTCGTGGTCGATGACGCCGAAGCAATGTACGCCATTCCGGCCGAATGCGACAGACTGGCGAAGGAAACAGGAGTGGATTGCCTCGCCCCGGCGCTCGGGTCTGTGCACGGACCGTATAAAGGGGAGCCGAAGCTTGGCTTTGACCGAATGGAGGAAGTGCAAAAGCTGACCGGATTGCCGCTGGTGCTGCACGGAGGAACGGGGATCCCCACCCCGCATATTCAGAGAGCGATTTCTTTGGGCACAGCGAAAATCAACGTCAACACGGAAAACCAGATCGCCTCGGCGGCAGCCGTTCGCAAGGTGCTGGCAGAAAATCCGAACGTCTACGATCCGCGCAAATATTTGGGTCCTGCCCGTGAGGCGATCAAAGATGCGGTGAAAGGAAAGATGAGAGAGTTTGGCTCCTCAGGAAAAGCGTAG
- a CDS encoding MDR family MFS transporter — translation MSNLINMKRGPIMFALIIGMFVAALNETLMGNALPDLMKSFDVSAATVQWLSTAYMLVVGVLVPVTAILQQWFTTRQIFLSAMGLFFVGTVVSAVSPDFGVLLIGRIIQAIGTGMLLPLVMNVIISIYPPEKRGGAMGMLGLVVMFAPAIGPTISGLIVDGLSWRWLFYLVIPFALLSIIMGAVFLKNVSEVTKPRVDLLSIVLSTIGFGGIVYGFSSAGEHGWSEAEVIWTIAAGSVSLLLFVWRQLLLKEPVMDLRAFRYPIFSLVAVLLFVLLMTFFSSAIMLPMFMQGVLMMTAFKSGLILLPGGIVNGLMAPIAGKLFDKFGPRVLVIPGLSVAVVSLWLFTRFDEATSTGFLVAVHIALMIGIALVMMPAQTAGLNQLPRHLHPHGTAILNTLQQVSGAIGTALYIGIMSGGQKQYLSGANDPQAPAEIAKGLAAGINNAFWFGVIIALVALVLGLFLRKGKSPEHEQAAG, via the coding sequence ATGAGTAATTTAATCAATATGAAGCGCGGTCCAATCATGTTCGCCCTGATCATCGGCATGTTCGTCGCCGCTTTGAACGAGACGCTAATGGGCAATGCCCTTCCCGATTTGATGAAATCGTTCGACGTGTCTGCGGCAACGGTCCAGTGGCTTTCCACCGCCTACATGCTTGTCGTTGGCGTGCTTGTTCCGGTGACGGCAATCCTGCAGCAATGGTTCACGACCCGGCAGATTTTTCTGTCGGCGATGGGTCTGTTCTTCGTTGGTACCGTCGTCTCGGCGGTGTCGCCGGATTTCGGGGTGCTGCTGATCGGGAGGATTATTCAAGCGATAGGAACCGGCATGCTTCTGCCGCTAGTAATGAACGTAATTATATCCATTTATCCGCCGGAAAAGCGGGGCGGCGCAATGGGGATGTTAGGGCTCGTCGTCATGTTCGCACCGGCGATTGGCCCGACTATATCGGGTTTAATCGTTGACGGGCTTTCATGGCGCTGGCTGTTTTACCTAGTAATACCGTTTGCGCTGCTCTCCATTATTATGGGAGCCGTTTTCTTGAAGAATGTGTCGGAAGTCACCAAACCGCGAGTGGACCTCTTATCCATCGTGTTGTCGACGATCGGCTTCGGCGGAATCGTCTATGGGTTCAGCAGTGCCGGCGAACACGGTTGGTCAGAAGCGGAAGTCATTTGGACGATCGCCGCGGGCAGTGTTTCCTTGTTGCTGTTCGTCTGGAGGCAACTGCTGCTTAAGGAGCCCGTCATGGATTTGCGGGCGTTTCGTTATCCCATATTCTCGCTTGTCGCTGTTCTGCTATTCGTGCTTTTGATGACGTTCTTCTCGTCCGCGATCATGCTTCCAATGTTTATGCAGGGAGTGCTGATGATGACGGCATTCAAGTCCGGTTTGATCCTGCTTCCCGGGGGGATTGTGAACGGGCTCATGGCTCCAATCGCAGGCAAGCTGTTCGACAAGTTCGGACCTCGCGTTCTGGTCATCCCAGGACTGTCCGTTGCCGTCGTCTCGTTGTGGCTATTCACCCGATTCGACGAGGCGACGAGCACCGGCTTCCTCGTCGCCGTTCACATCGCGCTGATGATCGGCATCGCGCTAGTCATGATGCCCGCACAGACAGCTGGGCTCAACCAGCTGCCACGCCATCTGCACCCGCACGGGACAGCGATCCTGAATACGCTGCAGCAGGTGTCCGGCGCAATCGGTACTGCTCTGTACATCGGTATTATGTCGGGCGGACAGAAGCAGTACTTGAGCGGAGCGAACGATCCGCAGGCTCCAGCGGAAATCGCCAAAGGACTCGCAGCAGGTATCAACAACGCGTTCTGGTTCGGCGTCATCATCGCGCTCGTTGCGCTCGTACTCGGTCTCTTTCTCCGTAAAGGGAAATCGCCGGAGCATGAACAAGCGGCAGGATGA
- the iolG gene encoding inositol 2-dehydrogenase: protein MDRKVRCAVIGLGRLGKIHAENIAGKIKGAQLVAVSDVMPGVAETFAREHEVKYWSTEPDAIIARDDIDAIVVVTPTSTHAELAEKVARSGKALFLEKPISTDIQVARKTASVIEEAGITCQLGFMRRFDPAYAHARDRIAAGDIGTPVYFKGVTRDPFVAHEEYVATCGGIFTDLNIHDFDIARFLMGQEIVEVNAMGSVLASPIVAKYDDVDQALTYLRFADGAAGDVEGYRNAKYGYDIRAEVIGTEGTLVIAGLRNHNVTLLGPNQGSFDIIPFFMERFEIAYLRELEHFIECLHRDAKPAVGINDGLIAQEIAYAAKTSCQTEQKVRVNVHRLTTD, encoded by the coding sequence GTGGATCGGAAAGTGCGATGTGCCGTTATCGGGTTGGGGAGATTGGGCAAAATCCATGCCGAAAATATTGCAGGGAAGATAAAAGGAGCGCAGCTCGTGGCTGTCTCCGATGTGATGCCGGGTGTAGCGGAAACATTCGCCCGGGAGCATGAGGTGAAATACTGGTCCACAGAGCCGGATGCGATCATAGCGCGCGATGACATTGACGCCATCGTCGTTGTGACGCCAACCAGCACGCATGCCGAGCTGGCTGAGAAGGTGGCCCGGTCGGGAAAAGCGCTGTTTTTGGAAAAGCCGATTTCGACAGACATTCAGGTGGCGAGAAAAACGGCGAGCGTGATTGAGGAAGCAGGGATTACGTGCCAGCTTGGGTTTATGCGGCGGTTTGATCCGGCTTACGCGCATGCAAGAGACAGAATTGCGGCGGGGGATATCGGGACGCCGGTCTATTTCAAAGGCGTTACGAGGGACCCTTTTGTAGCGCATGAAGAGTACGTGGCAACATGTGGCGGCATTTTTACCGATTTGAACATCCACGACTTTGATATCGCCCGCTTTTTGATGGGCCAGGAGATCGTGGAAGTGAATGCGATGGGGTCGGTTCTGGCCTCGCCAATCGTGGCCAAGTATGACGATGTGGACCAGGCGTTAACGTATTTGCGGTTTGCCGATGGGGCCGCAGGCGATGTGGAAGGGTACCGAAATGCCAAATACGGCTACGACATTCGCGCGGAAGTGATCGGGACGGAAGGGACATTGGTCATCGCCGGCTTGCGCAATCATAACGTGACGCTTCTCGGGCCGAATCAGGGCAGCTTTGACATTATTCCGTTTTTTATGGAACGGTTTGAGATCGCTTACTTGCGCGAGCTGGAGCATTTCATCGAGTGCTTGCACCGCGATGCCAAGCCTGCTGTCGGCATCAACGACGGATTGATCGCGCAGGAAATCGCCTATGCGGCCAAAACCTCTTGCCAAACGGAACAAAAAGTGCGCGTAAATGTGCACCGACTGACGACTGACTGA
- a CDS encoding LacI family DNA-binding transcriptional regulator has product MKPTIYDVAKKARVSIATVSKVINNTGRISEKTKNKVWKVIGSLNYQQNVIATALTGKHTYTIGLLIPDLSNLFFAELARSIEDRGNELGYNLVICSTDYNPDKEAKYIELLKRKNVDGFILASGFENTLEVEKLIAEKYPVAIVARDVPAFNVNAVCIDDFQGGYDAASCLIELGHQKIAIIARDVWSNRERIRGFRKALEDHGGIREYTFSQFTLESNVPWGKKIALDYLNSPDPPTAFFACNDLLAIGAIEAIREKKLRVPEDVSVVGFDNTVIATIIDPQLTTIAQPIQNMGREVMDLIVTEIKGEKQYKSRIVLNTKRIVRDSTARLKKERRINKQKSNA; this is encoded by the coding sequence ATGAAGCCGACCATTTACGATGTAGCAAAGAAAGCAAGGGTGTCGATTGCTACTGTTTCGAAAGTCATCAACAATACCGGCCGAATTAGCGAGAAAACAAAAAACAAAGTATGGAAGGTCATTGGCAGCCTGAACTATCAGCAAAATGTAATCGCTACTGCACTGACCGGGAAGCATACGTATACCATCGGGCTACTGATTCCGGATTTGTCGAACCTGTTTTTCGCCGAGCTGGCGCGCAGCATCGAAGACCGCGGGAATGAGCTGGGGTACAACCTGGTCATTTGCAGCACGGACTACAATCCCGACAAAGAAGCGAAGTATATCGAGCTGTTGAAGCGAAAAAATGTAGACGGGTTTATTTTGGCCTCAGGCTTCGAGAACACCCTGGAGGTGGAAAAGCTGATCGCGGAAAAGTATCCGGTCGCCATCGTCGCCCGCGACGTCCCTGCCTTCAATGTGAACGCGGTGTGCATTGACGATTTTCAGGGCGGGTACGATGCGGCTTCTTGCTTGATCGAGCTGGGCCATCAAAAAATAGCCATTATCGCAAGAGACGTTTGGAGCAACCGGGAAAGAATCCGCGGCTTTCGCAAAGCGCTTGAAGATCATGGCGGGATTCGCGAGTACACTTTCAGCCAGTTTACGTTGGAGTCGAACGTCCCGTGGGGCAAAAAAATCGCGCTCGATTATTTGAACTCGCCCGACCCGCCAACTGCCTTTTTTGCCTGTAACGATCTGCTGGCAATCGGGGCAATCGAGGCGATCCGGGAGAAAAAGCTGCGCGTTCCGGAGGATGTCTCGGTCGTAGGTTTTGACAACACAGTGATTGCGACGATTATTGATCCGCAGTTGACGACGATTGCCCAGCCGATTCAGAACATGGGGCGTGAGGTGATGGACCTGATCGTGACCGAGATCAAAGGAGAAAAGCAATACAAAAGTAGAATCGTGCTGAATACGAAACGAATCGTCCGGGACTCGACCGCGCGGCTGAAAAAAGAAAGAAGAATAAACAAGCAAAAGTCAAACGCCTAG
- a CDS encoding RrF2 family transcriptional regulator yields MQFSKSTDYALHALIHLGHSERCNNVGIKELSSTLGVSESYLSKIMSKLRQDGIVRAVPGVNGGYELARPADQITFLHVIQVIEGRQQLFECSNSSSQQHQLLAEQGAAQQDQNRLGKNECLVENVMNGAEQHLHQYLQEHTIQSVLDEAFKRCSHEVNKK; encoded by the coding sequence ATGCAGTTCTCCAAAAGCACAGATTATGCCCTGCACGCCTTAATTCATCTGGGACACTCGGAGCGTTGCAACAACGTCGGGATCAAGGAATTATCTTCAACACTTGGTGTTTCCGAAAGCTATTTATCCAAAATCATGTCCAAGCTAAGACAAGATGGAATCGTACGTGCTGTGCCAGGGGTGAACGGCGGTTACGAGCTTGCACGGCCGGCGGATCAGATTACGTTCCTTCATGTAATTCAAGTGATTGAAGGAAGGCAGCAGCTATTCGAATGCTCAAATTCAAGTTCGCAGCAGCATCAGTTGTTAGCGGAACAGGGGGCTGCACAGCAGGATCAGAATCGTTTGGGAAAAAACGAATGTTTGGTTGAAAATGTTATGAACGGCGCGGAACAGCATCTGCACCAATACTTGCAGGAACATACCATTCAGTCGGTATTGGATGAGGCGTTCAAGCGTTGCAGCCACGAGGTAAATAAGAAGTGA
- a CDS encoding tartrate dehydrogenase, whose translation MTKLYKIAVIPGDGIGPEVIQEGVKVLEKAVELTDVRFDFHYFPWGCEYYLQHGRMMAEDGIEQLRQFDAIYLGAVGFPGVPDHISLWDLLLKIRKEFDQYVNIRPITLLDGAPCPLKNTGKEQVDMLFIRENSEGEYAGAGDWLFKGRDNETVLQTSVFSRKGTERIIRYAFETARKMGQSLTSISKGNALNYSMVFWDQVFAEVASEYPDVPTHSYLVDAASMLMIKQPERFQVVVTSNLFGDILTDLGAALAGGLGLAAGANINPERTHPSMFEPIHGSAPDIAGKGIANPLAAIWSASQMLEFFGYEELAGSVLKAIEQVMVEGAVLTPDMSGKAATSEVGDRVVEVLASMHAAAKAQA comes from the coding sequence ATGACGAAATTGTACAAAATTGCCGTCATCCCGGGAGACGGGATTGGCCCTGAAGTGATCCAGGAAGGGGTAAAGGTGCTGGAAAAGGCCGTAGAGCTGACAGATGTTCGATTCGATTTTCATTACTTTCCGTGGGGCTGCGAGTATTACCTCCAGCACGGAAGGATGATGGCAGAGGATGGCATCGAGCAGTTGAGACAGTTTGACGCCATTTACCTGGGAGCAGTCGGTTTTCCCGGCGTTCCCGACCATATATCGCTCTGGGATTTGCTCTTGAAGATTCGCAAGGAGTTTGACCAGTACGTGAACATTCGCCCGATCACGCTGCTGGATGGAGCGCCGTGCCCGCTGAAAAACACGGGGAAGGAACAGGTCGATATGCTGTTCATCCGCGAAAACAGCGAGGGCGAATATGCGGGAGCGGGGGACTGGCTGTTCAAGGGAAGAGACAACGAGACCGTGCTGCAAACGAGCGTTTTCTCGCGCAAAGGGACGGAGCGAATCATTCGCTACGCGTTTGAAACGGCGCGAAAAATGGGCCAATCGCTAACCAGCATCAGCAAAGGGAATGCCCTGAATTACTCCATGGTGTTTTGGGACCAAGTATTTGCGGAGGTGGCGAGCGAATACCCGGATGTCCCGACGCACTCGTATCTCGTAGATGCAGCCAGCATGCTGATGATTAAGCAGCCGGAACGATTCCAGGTAGTCGTCACCTCCAACCTGTTCGGGGATATTTTAACCGATTTGGGGGCAGCGCTCGCCGGAGGCTTGGGCTTGGCCGCTGGAGCGAATATCAATCCGGAGCGGACCCATCCTTCCATGTTCGAACCGATTCACGGCTCAGCGCCTGACATTGCGGGAAAAGGGATCGCGAATCCGTTGGCGGCGATCTGGTCGGCCAGTCAGATGCTGGAGTTTTTCGGCTATGAAGAGCTGGCAGGCAGCGTCTTGAAGGCGATCGAGCAGGTGATGGTCGAGGGCGCAGTGCTGACGCCGGACATGAGCGGAAAAGCTGCGACCTCCGAGGTTGGCGATCGGGTAGTCGAGGTTTTGGCGAGCATGCACGCGGCAGCCAAGGCACAGGCGTAA
- a CDS encoding LacI family DNA-binding transcriptional regulator: MKKTIYDVAREANVSIATVSKVINNTGRIGEKTRQRVLQVMKELDYQPSLVAAALTGKSTYSIGLLIPDLANPFFAELARSIEDRGHELGYSIVMCSTDYRPEKESKYISLLKQKSVDGFILASGFQNDAVIRDLLNLKIPIAVLARDVSTVSVDTVTVDDFIGGYNATQHLLDLGHQQIGAIQLDLEVGRERARGYRLALQENGLEYDEKYVLFGPSSVECGKQMGLKMLQAAERPTAIFAGNDLVAIGIIQAARELGLSIPDDVSVVGYDNTILAAISNPPLTTVAQPFHDMGRQVMDLLIEEIKGKKKGKKRVVMLPELCVRESTNQIRK; encoded by the coding sequence ATGAAAAAAACCATTTATGATGTGGCAAGGGAAGCGAACGTGTCCATTGCAACCGTGTCCAAGGTCATCAACAACACGGGACGGATCGGGGAAAAGACGCGCCAAAGAGTATTACAGGTCATGAAGGAGCTGGATTACCAGCCGAGCCTCGTGGCTGCCGCCTTGACTGGCAAATCGACGTACTCCATCGGCCTGTTGATTCCCGACCTGGCCAACCCGTTCTTTGCCGAGCTGGCGCGAAGCATCGAGGACCGGGGCCACGAGCTGGGCTACAGCATCGTTATGTGCAGCACGGACTATCGCCCGGAAAAGGAGTCGAAGTACATTTCGTTGCTGAAGCAAAAGAGCGTGGACGGGTTTATTCTCGCGTCTGGCTTCCAAAATGATGCCGTGATCCGCGACTTGCTGAATTTGAAAATTCCGATCGCCGTACTGGCCCGCGACGTCTCCACTGTCTCCGTAGATACAGTAACCGTGGATGATTTCATTGGCGGCTACAACGCAACACAGCATTTGCTCGACCTGGGGCACCAGCAGATTGGCGCGATCCAGCTCGATCTGGAGGTCGGCCGGGAGCGCGCGCGCGGTTATCGCCTCGCCTTGCAGGAAAATGGTTTGGAATATGATGAAAAATACGTCCTTTTTGGTCCCTCTTCTGTAGAATGCGGAAAGCAAATGGGCTTGAAAATGCTACAGGCTGCTGAACGGCCAACCGCCATTTTCGCAGGCAATGATTTGGTCGCGATTGGGATTATACAGGCGGCGAGAGAGCTGGGGCTGTCGATTCCCGATGACGTCTCGGTAGTCGGCTACGACAACACGATTCTTGCTGCCATCTCCAATCCGCCGCTGACGACTGTCGCTCAGCCGTTTCACGATATGGGCCGGCAAGTGATGGACCTGTTGATCGAGGAAATCAAAGGGAAAAAGAAAGGGAAAAAACGAGTAGTGATGCTGCCGGAATTGTGCGTGCGGGAATCGACCAATCAAATCAGAAAATGA
- a CDS encoding LacI family DNA-binding transcriptional regulator: MKPTIYDVAKEAGVSTATVSKVINNTGKIGDKTKEKVLRVMEQLNYQPKAVASAPRGKLSHSIGLLIPDLANPFFAEFARSIEDCGRELGYSILICSTDFQKANELKHSSFLIEKKVDGIIIISGSQDESFIKDLLDKQIPAVIVNKELTTPLPIDSVSVDDFFGGYEATKHLLELGHRRIGTIQLGELMLGKERLRGYKHALEQYEVKYEKSLIFFCSPNATIEESKQISLEILSSPNRPTAIFAGNDILALGVIHAAMELGLPIPDGLSVIGFDNTVLSAMSNPPLTTMAQSIQDMGRISINLLLEGIKGIQRNKQKIQLRPELVIRKTTKGIYSVNSKLITK, translated from the coding sequence ATGAAACCGACGATATACGATGTGGCAAAAGAAGCGGGAGTATCGACTGCTACCGTATCGAAAGTCATCAACAATACCGGAAAAATTGGCGACAAGACCAAAGAAAAGGTGCTGCGCGTGATGGAGCAGTTGAACTACCAACCCAAGGCGGTTGCTTCCGCGCCACGCGGGAAGCTCTCCCACTCGATCGGCTTGTTGATTCCGGACTTAGCGAACCCGTTCTTCGCTGAATTTGCCCGAAGCATAGAAGACTGCGGCCGCGAATTAGGCTACAGCATCCTGATTTGCAGTACGGACTTCCAAAAAGCGAATGAACTCAAGCACAGTTCTTTCTTGATAGAAAAAAAGGTCGATGGAATCATCATCATTTCAGGCTCACAGGATGAGTCGTTTATAAAGGATTTGCTCGACAAACAAATTCCTGCTGTGATTGTGAATAAGGAGCTGACTACGCCGCTGCCGATTGACAGCGTATCTGTCGACGATTTTTTCGGAGGGTACGAGGCAACGAAGCATTTGCTTGAGCTGGGGCACCGTAGGATCGGTACCATTCAATTGGGGGAGCTGATGCTGGGAAAAGAACGGCTGCGCGGGTACAAGCACGCGCTGGAACAATATGAGGTCAAATACGAGAAAAGCTTGATTTTTTTCTGCTCTCCCAATGCAACGATTGAGGAGAGCAAACAAATCTCGCTGGAGATCCTCTCCTCCCCCAATCGTCCGACTGCTATTTTCGCAGGAAACGATATACTGGCTCTTGGCGTCATTCACGCGGCAATGGAGCTGGGGCTACCGATCCCGGATGGGCTTTCCGTCATCGGCTTTGACAACACCGTTCTTAGCGCCATGTCCAACCCGCCATTGACAACCATGGCACAATCCATTCAAGATATGGGCCGTATCTCTATCAATTTGTTATTGGAAGGTATTAAAGGCATACAACGAAATAAACAAAAAATCCAACTACGTCCCGAGTTGGTCATACGCAAAACAACAAAAGGAATTTACTCAGTCAACTCCAAGTTGATTACCAAATGA